In Vigna unguiculata cultivar IT97K-499-35 chromosome 3, ASM411807v1, whole genome shotgun sequence, a single genomic region encodes these proteins:
- the LOC114175722 gene encoding LOB domain-containing protein 37-like encodes MSCNGCRVLRKGCSESCVLRPSLQWIETAEAQGHATVFVAKFFGRADLMSFISNVPENQRPALFQSLLFEACGRTVNPVNGAVGLLWTGNWHVCQAAVETVLRGGTLRPMPELMGLASPAAAADETSEVACSDIWRIRDPNPTCGFTNTRSHNRVSSASKRKRLEEPAKLQAAPNLDLRLTPIFLQKKVENRRPVSPSMTSEESGTTTACLESKFGDQWGHSGDRKVLNLFI; translated from the exons ATGAGTTGCAACGGCTGCCGAGTCCTTCGAAAGGGATGTAGCGAATCCTGCGTGTTGCGTCCTTCTTTGCAGTGGATCGAAACCGCCGAAGCTCAAGGCCATGCCACCGTCTTCGTTGCCAAATTCTTTGGCCGCGCTGACCTCATGTCCTTCATTTCCAACGTTCCAGAAAATCAGAGACctg CCCTGTTTCAGTCCTTGCTGTTCGAAGCTTGCGGGAGAACGGTTAACCCCGTCAACGGTGCTGTGGGCCTTCTCTGGACCGGAAACTGGCACGTCTGTCAGGCGGCCGTCGAGACCGTGCTCCGCGGGGGTACGCTCAGGCCCATGCCGGAGCTCATGGGCCTCGCCTCTCCCGCTGCCGCCGCCGACGAGACATCGGAGGTTGCATGCTCCGACATTTGGAGAATCCGAGACCCGAACCCGACTTGTGGCTTCACGAACACCAGATCCCATAACAGAGTCTCCTCCGCCAGCAAACGCAAGCGGTTGGAGGAGCCGGCGAAGCTTCAGGCGGCGCCGAATCTCGATCTCCGACTGACGCCTATTTTCCTGCAGAAGAAGGTTGAAAACCGACGGCCGGTATCGCCGTCGATGACCTCCGAGGAGTCAGGCACGACGACGGCGTGCTTGGAGAGCAAATTCGGGGATCAGTGGGGTCATAGTGGAGACCGGAAAGTTCTCAACCTTTTCATTTGA
- the LOC114176179 gene encoding uncharacterized protein LOC114176179 isoform X1, with protein sequence MALSGPRLVVAIDLKKKAWEQKTPLHNRWHPDIPPVAEVTAGEVFRVEMVDFSGGAITNNLTAHDVKHLDPLTVHYLSGPIRIVDDDGIPAKPGDLLAVEICNLGPLPGDEWGFTATFDRENGGGFLTDHFPCATKAIWYFEGIYAHSPQIPGVRFPGLTHPGIIGTAPSMELLNIWNERERDIEENGVKSFKLSEVLHTRPLANLPSTKSCLLGKIEKGCSEWERIAKEAARTIPGRENGGNCDIKNLSRGAKVYLPVFVEGANLSTGDMHFSQGDGEVSFCGAIEMSGFLELKCEIIRDGMKEYLTPMGPSPLHVNPIFEIGPVEPRFSEWLVFEGISVDESGRQHYLDASVAYKRAVLNAIDYISKFGYSKQQVYLLLSCIPCEGRISGIVDAPNAVATLAIPTAIFDQDIRPKNNKVPVGPRLVRKPDVFKCTYDGNLPITKNPSATS encoded by the exons ATGGCTCTGTCTGGTCCAAGATTGGTGGTGGCCATAGACTTGAAGAAGAAAGCGTGGGAGCAGAAAACCCCTCTTCACAACCGATGGCACCCAGATATACCCCCAGTTGCAGAGGTCACTGCTGGGGAAGTTTTCAGAGTGGAGATGGTAGACTTCAGTGGAGGTGCCATCACCAACAATCTCACTGCGCACGATGTCAAGCACCTTGATCCTTTAACT GTACATTATCTTAGTGGGCCAATTAGAATTGTGGATGATGATGGAATCCCAGCCAAGCCTGGAGATCTGCTTGCTGTTGAAATATGCAACTTGGGTCCTCTACCTGGTGATGAATGGGGTTTTACAGCAACATTTGACAGAGAAAATGGAGGTGGCTTCTTAACAGACCATTTTCCTTGTGCCACAAAAGCTATCTGGTACTTTGAGGGAATATATGCTCATTCACCTCAGATACCAG GAGTACGATTTCCAGGTTTAACACACCCCGGGATAATTGGAACTGCACCATCAATGGAACTCCTCAACATATGGAATGAAAGGGAGAGAGATATAGAAGAAAATGGTGTTAAGTCTTTCAAACTCTCTGAGGTTTTGCATACTCGACCTTTGGCAAACTTGCCATCAACAAAAAGTTGTCTCCTTGGAAAG ATTGAAAAAGGGTGTAGTGAATGGGAGAGGATTGCAAAAGAAGCTGCAAGAACAATACCAGGACGAGAAAATGGTGGAAATTGTGACATAAAAAACCTCAGTAGAGGGGCTAAGGTATACCTCCCAGTTTTTGTGGAAGGAGCAAATCTCAGCACCGGTGACATGCACTTTTCACAGGGTGATGGCGAGGTCTCATTCTGTGGTGCAATTGAGATGAGTGGTTTCTTAGAACTAAA GTGTGAAATTATAAGAGATGGAATGAAAGAGTACCTTACACCAATGGGACCCAGTCCCCTTCATGTAAACCCAATATTTGAGATAGGCCCTGTTGAACCAAGATTCTCAGAGTGGCTAGTTTTCGAGGGAATCAGTGTTGATGAAAGTGGGAGACAACACTACCTAGATGCAAGTGTTGCATACAAAAGAGCAGTGCTCAATGCCATCGACTACATATCCAAGTTTGGATACTCCAAACAACAG GTGTATCTGTTGCTGTCTTGCATTCCTTGTGAAGGAAGAATATCTGGAATAGTCGATGCCCCCAATGCTGTCGCAACCCTGGCCATTCCAACAGCTATATTTGACCAG GATATTCGTCCTAAAAATAACAAAGTACCAGTTGGGCCCCGCCTTGTAAGAAAACCAGATGTTTTCAAATGCACTTATGATGGAAACTTGCCCATTACAAAGAATCCCAGTGCCACATCATAA
- the LOC114176179 gene encoding uncharacterized protein LOC114176179 isoform X2, whose product MAPPTRRVVSSIDLKKKPWEQNPPLHNRWHPHIPHVATVNTGEVFRVEMVDWTGGAIRDDDSPLDVKSLDLSTVHYLSGPIRIVDDDGIPAKPGDLLAVEICNLGPLPGDEWGFTATFDRENGGGFLTDHFPCATKAIWYFEGIYAHSPQIPGVRFPGLTHPGIIGTAPSMELLNIWNERERDIEENGVKSFKLSEVLHTRPLANLPSTKSCLLGKIEKGCSEWERIAKEAARTIPGRENGGNCDIKNLSRGAKVYLPVFVEGANLSTGDMHFSQGDGEVSFCGAIEMSGFLELKCEIIRDGMKEYLTPMGPSPLHVNPIFEIGPVEPRFSEWLVFEGISVDESGRQHYLDASVAYKRAVLNAIDYISKFGYSKQQVYLLLSCIPCEGRISGIVDAPNAVATLAIPTAIFDQDIRPKNNKVPVGPRLVRKPDVFKCTYDGNLPITKNPSATS is encoded by the exons ATGGCACCACCAACTAGAAGAGTGGTTTCGTCAATAGATTTGAAGAAGAAGCCATGGGAACAAAACCCTCCTCTCCATAACCGATGGCACCCTCACATACCACACGTGGCCACTGTTAACACCGGTGAAGTCTTTAGAGTAGAGATGGTAGATTGGACAGGTGGCGCTATTAGAGATGATGATTCACCACTCGACGTAAAATCTTTAGATCTCTCAACT GTACATTATCTTAGTGGGCCAATTAGAATTGTGGATGATGATGGAATCCCAGCCAAGCCTGGAGATCTGCTTGCTGTTGAAATATGCAACTTGGGTCCTCTACCTGGTGATGAATGGGGTTTTACAGCAACATTTGACAGAGAAAATGGAGGTGGCTTCTTAACAGACCATTTTCCTTGTGCCACAAAAGCTATCTGGTACTTTGAGGGAATATATGCTCATTCACCTCAGATACCAG GAGTACGATTTCCAGGTTTAACACACCCCGGGATAATTGGAACTGCACCATCAATGGAACTCCTCAACATATGGAATGAAAGGGAGAGAGATATAGAAGAAAATGGTGTTAAGTCTTTCAAACTCTCTGAGGTTTTGCATACTCGACCTTTGGCAAACTTGCCATCAACAAAAAGTTGTCTCCTTGGAAAG ATTGAAAAAGGGTGTAGTGAATGGGAGAGGATTGCAAAAGAAGCTGCAAGAACAATACCAGGACGAGAAAATGGTGGAAATTGTGACATAAAAAACCTCAGTAGAGGGGCTAAGGTATACCTCCCAGTTTTTGTGGAAGGAGCAAATCTCAGCACCGGTGACATGCACTTTTCACAGGGTGATGGCGAGGTCTCATTCTGTGGTGCAATTGAGATGAGTGGTTTCTTAGAACTAAA GTGTGAAATTATAAGAGATGGAATGAAAGAGTACCTTACACCAATGGGACCCAGTCCCCTTCATGTAAACCCAATATTTGAGATAGGCCCTGTTGAACCAAGATTCTCAGAGTGGCTAGTTTTCGAGGGAATCAGTGTTGATGAAAGTGGGAGACAACACTACCTAGATGCAAGTGTTGCATACAAAAGAGCAGTGCTCAATGCCATCGACTACATATCCAAGTTTGGATACTCCAAACAACAG GTGTATCTGTTGCTGTCTTGCATTCCTTGTGAAGGAAGAATATCTGGAATAGTCGATGCCCCCAATGCTGTCGCAACCCTGGCCATTCCAACAGCTATATTTGACCAG GATATTCGTCCTAAAAATAACAAAGTACCAGTTGGGCCCCGCCTTGTAAGAAAACCAGATGTTTTCAAATGCACTTATGATGGAAACTTGCCCATTACAAAGAATCCCAGTGCCACATCATAA